Proteins from a genomic interval of Paenibacillus lentus:
- a CDS encoding KAP family P-loop NTPase fold protein — protein sequence MEEEKRLQKKLTDLKRIYNKEIANFHGHLEEDYDYEYEPERDPQYRLNQLSSEIDSVNEELRKIEFVRENEMKKNAFNGFDSSIGYMFNDKESEVDLLSRTPQAKSISRLIANKETSPPLSIGICGPWGAGKSTFLKLIEKELSSLNSAIEKDNDVQKNYYKTYLVRFNPAEYDDQNKIWYSLLRVLYEKYEAEKGYLGRILFSLRKFIYSYRNNKAIYILNLILILLNIVTVSYYFFSKNSAIDMIKNSKTIINIAALFVSITAIVQLSVPFFKKIQVLLEPLSVKLVNNMMFPNFRHKLGNREEVKESLDDLLKLWLKKNEKIVIFSDELDRCSEKTIAEFFSALQLFLSFDSIVHVISMNKETVALALANSNQFYFEDNSSKQDKLLFGEEYLKKYITISVYLSEERSYKKYLNSLMETQHNFFTIEEIKSIILMIEEMAKIRSITPREVKKVINMLVLAKEHVFLNINFSEVIITFEDYIKWFLFSYFNPEGSRLVIQTINKSYISNKFKSFKDFYIEELNKAFEENNITAHLEKFIDMKLEFIIEAERIVVKHFIRD from the coding sequence TTGGAAGAAGAAAAAAGATTACAAAAGAAATTGACTGATTTAAAACGTATATATAACAAAGAAATTGCTAATTTTCACGGTCACCTTGAAGAAGATTATGATTATGAATACGAACCGGAGAGGGATCCTCAATATAGACTTAATCAATTAAGTAGTGAAATAGATTCGGTAAACGAAGAACTACGAAAAATTGAATTTGTTAGAGAAAATGAAATGAAAAAGAACGCATTCAACGGTTTTGATAGTAGCATTGGTTATATGTTTAATGATAAAGAAAGTGAAGTAGATTTATTATCACGAACTCCTCAGGCAAAATCAATATCTCGCTTAATTGCTAATAAGGAAACAAGCCCACCACTATCGATTGGTATCTGTGGACCATGGGGTGCTGGAAAATCGACATTTTTAAAGTTGATTGAGAAAGAACTTTCATCTCTTAACAGTGCTATTGAGAAAGATAACGATGTTCAAAAAAATTATTACAAGACGTATCTTGTTCGTTTTAACCCAGCAGAATATGATGATCAGAATAAAATTTGGTATTCGTTACTCAGAGTACTATACGAGAAATACGAAGCTGAGAAGGGTTATTTAGGAAGAATTTTGTTTTCTTTAAGGAAGTTCATCTACTCTTACAGAAATAATAAGGCTATTTACATTTTAAATTTAATACTCATATTACTAAATATCGTAACAGTCAGTTATTACTTTTTCAGTAAAAACTCCGCTATTGATATGATTAAAAATAGTAAAACAATAATCAATATTGCAGCATTGTTTGTATCTATCACAGCTATAGTACAACTATCTGTCCCATTTTTCAAAAAAATTCAAGTTTTATTGGAACCATTATCAGTTAAGCTTGTGAATAACATGATGTTTCCAAATTTTAGACACAAACTTGGAAACCGCGAAGAAGTAAAAGAGTCGTTGGATGATTTATTAAAACTTTGGCTCAAAAAAAACGAGAAAATTGTGATTTTTTCGGATGAATTGGATCGTTGCTCGGAAAAAACCATCGCTGAATTTTTCAGTGCACTCCAACTCTTTTTATCGTTTGACTCCATTGTTCATGTTATATCTATGAACAAGGAGACAGTTGCTTTGGCTTTAGCAAACAGTAACCAATTTTATTTCGAGGATAATTCATCAAAACAAGATAAGCTTCTTTTTGGAGAAGAATATTTAAAAAAATATATCACTATTTCAGTTTATCTTTCAGAAGAGAGATCTTACAAAAAGTATTTAAATAGTTTAATGGAAACACAACATAATTTTTTCACGATCGAAGAAATAAAATCTATTATTTTAATGATTGAAGAAATGGCTAAAATTAGAAGTATAACACCAAGAGAAGTAAAAAAAGTGATTAACATGTTAGTCCTTGCGAAGGAGCATGTTTTCTTAAATATTAATTTTTCGGAAGTTATAATAACATTTGAAGACTATATAAAGTGGTTTTTATTTAGTTACTTCAATCCAGAAGGCTCAAGATTAGTTATACAAACAATAAATAAATCGTATATTTCAAATAAATTTAAGTCATTTAAAGATTTTTATATAGAAGAGCTTAATAAGGCTTTTGAAGAAAATAATATAACTGCCCACTTAGAAAAATTCATTGATATGAAACTTGAATTTATAATTGAAGCAGAACGCATTGTTGTGAAGCATTTCATCCGTGATTAA
- the xerS gene encoding tyrosine recombinase XerS has product MDKQMKMHYMQRVDEKLSELPWYVTEFIDSKKRKLSPTTLLNYCHDYIIFFDWLIAENLSSSSRKEINLETLELLTVREVENFLSFLDYQLGNKKLTINRKLSSLKSLFDYLQNKAETSDLKPYLQRNVMAKVDLNAVKESQETIANRIEGKILREDDFESFRQFVAYDFGEKHKDNKRIFTFHQFNRERDTAIVSLILGSGLRLSEVAGINIDDLDMNKALVRVVRKGDKEQYVYFSKQALLDIENYLQIREARYLPEKHENYLFIAAPVGRKGKSRRLTQRSIEKLVEKYATAFGKPSLTVHSLRHSFATRYHLENNDVPRLKNQLGHSSIQTTMIYTHLTDEEMRNAVNNMDR; this is encoded by the coding sequence ATGGATAAACAAATGAAAATGCACTATATGCAACGAGTTGATGAAAAGCTATCAGAATTACCTTGGTATGTTACAGAATTTATCGATAGTAAAAAACGCAAATTATCTCCAACGACACTTCTTAATTATTGCCATGATTACATTATTTTTTTTGATTGGCTTATTGCTGAGAATCTATCTTCATCAAGTCGAAAAGAAATAAACTTAGAAACACTGGAGTTATTAACAGTTCGTGAAGTAGAAAACTTTTTGTCATTCCTGGATTATCAACTTGGAAACAAGAAACTCACGATAAATCGCAAATTGTCCTCCTTAAAATCTTTGTTTGACTACCTTCAGAATAAGGCTGAAACAAGCGATCTGAAGCCTTATCTTCAACGAAATGTGATGGCCAAAGTAGACTTAAATGCCGTCAAAGAAAGCCAAGAAACCATTGCAAACCGAATTGAAGGAAAAATCCTTAGAGAAGATGATTTTGAATCATTTAGGCAATTTGTAGCTTATGATTTCGGCGAAAAACATAAAGATAATAAGCGGATCTTTACGTTTCATCAATTCAATCGTGAGCGTGACACAGCTATTGTTTCGCTGATTTTGGGTTCAGGGCTTAGATTGTCCGAGGTTGCAGGCATTAATATTGATGACTTAGATATGAATAAAGCTTTAGTACGAGTGGTACGAAAAGGTGATAAAGAACAATATGTTTACTTCAGTAAGCAGGCTTTATTGGATATAGAAAATTATCTGCAGATCAGAGAAGCAAGATATTTACCTGAAAAACACGAGAACTATTTATTTATTGCAGCTCCTGTAGGTCGTAAAGGAAAAAGCCGGCGTTTGACACAACGCTCAATTGAAAAGCTAGTTGAAAAATATGCAACTGCTTTTGGGAAACCCTCTCTAACAGTGCATTCGCTTAGACACTCATTTGCAACGCGATATCATTTGGAAAATAACGATGTCCCAAGATTGAAGAATCAATTAGGGCATTCATCTATTCAAACAACAATGATATACACACACTTAACAGATGAAGAGATGCGTAATGCTGTAAATAACATGGATCGATAA
- a CDS encoding tetratricopeptide repeat protein, whose translation MSGISGAIGAFVKGGTALWNRVKNAQTETIKLIIKSLNKGTMHYARYLSTKTEQDEFEKTIYWEEKKLKQYFEKKYSEDRHFGFHTVEAKDLAKDIEHYLILSNHHFTQEEKISHVEKIIFQSQREYIIEQPNDKKSLGLLQLRTDIKIEEIVQSLSLLTTIQEGLLQQLQLPRLEDGQEMDVIKDFRYYYNLCINFFEKNKYSECLTVIQEAFNLELSTEQCISLKFFETSIYYNQFNYDLALERILEVEDKFDREISDKFIANILGHKGSIYSEKGVKENNSGLVRIGIQCFEEQLNLLDVEEEQNSKLGYIYYNLGTSYLSILETQNDIDCCIKYFELAHEMLPENAEVMKNLGTAYGYNLQHEQEIEMYELALAAKPDLFEALCAMGMVYYIYYNEPEEAIRYYGKAVEQRDQCIRFPHAYYWLGKCYFEINLNEEAITTINEGLRVAPTQEHLLQLKSEVLYSLLQEKAEKYLPEYFQFMNKLYPEPTEESASKLIAALLLNHKIEEAQELLATFPKAIRESKELMPSYFMWAFNCVEKNDYQAAYQIIQNINPDKFDEEIKPFKDCYHYIMALCLGGLDKNEEVVEHLEIILAEGSIFTQVEIHSLLGEAYLKIENFNNARIHYHRAKSIVGEDNTNLDIEYGLFQAYLGLKRVRPARTALYKMIDLLSVPYAGRIISTKDVNGTKSQPESESESESNTDTRMLEIISGIQQLAYLEVEHKFKEAVSALREEELAKELERYREPLNRYFTSKLIVTMVNFNAIVAEDFLSNVKI comes from the coding sequence ATGAGCGGTATAAGTGGAGCCATTGGTGCATTTGTTAAAGGTGGTACAGCCTTGTGGAATAGGGTAAAAAACGCACAAACCGAAACGATTAAATTAATCATCAAATCACTAAACAAAGGAACAATGCACTATGCAAGGTATTTATCCACAAAAACGGAACAAGATGAATTTGAGAAAACGATATATTGGGAAGAAAAGAAACTAAAACAATACTTTGAGAAAAAATATTCTGAAGATAGACATTTTGGTTTTCACACTGTAGAGGCTAAGGATTTAGCGAAGGATATTGAACATTATTTGATACTCTCTAATCACCATTTCACCCAAGAAGAAAAAATATCTCACGTTGAAAAAATTATTTTTCAATCACAAAGGGAGTACATAATCGAGCAACCGAATGATAAGAAATCGTTAGGATTATTACAATTAAGAACAGATATCAAAATTGAAGAAATAGTACAATCGCTCTCTTTACTAACTACAATACAAGAAGGACTACTACAACAATTACAACTACCCAGACTTGAAGATGGGCAAGAGATGGATGTTATTAAAGATTTCCGATATTACTACAACCTTTGTATCAATTTTTTTGAGAAGAATAAATATTCTGAATGTCTAACAGTAATCCAAGAAGCATTTAATTTGGAGTTATCAACGGAGCAATGTATTTCCCTTAAATTTTTTGAGACAAGTATCTACTATAATCAGTTCAATTATGACCTTGCTTTGGAACGTATACTTGAGGTTGAAGATAAATTCGATCGTGAAATTAGTGATAAATTCATTGCAAATATTCTCGGTCACAAAGGTTCTATATATTCAGAAAAAGGAGTGAAGGAAAATAATTCGGGGTTAGTACGAATAGGAATCCAATGCTTTGAGGAGCAACTTAATTTACTCGATGTAGAAGAAGAGCAGAATAGCAAACTCGGATATATCTATTACAACTTGGGCACATCATATCTTTCTATCCTTGAAACTCAAAATGATATTGATTGTTGTATCAAATACTTTGAACTGGCACACGAGATGTTACCTGAAAATGCAGAAGTTATGAAGAATCTCGGAACAGCGTATGGGTATAATCTACAACATGAACAAGAAATTGAGATGTATGAACTAGCGTTAGCAGCTAAACCTGACCTATTTGAAGCATTATGCGCTATGGGAATGGTTTACTATATTTATTATAATGAACCAGAAGAAGCGATAAGGTATTACGGCAAAGCCGTAGAACAACGGGACCAATGCATTCGCTTCCCCCATGCGTATTATTGGCTGGGAAAGTGTTACTTTGAAATAAATCTTAATGAAGAAGCAATAACAACAATCAATGAGGGATTGCGAGTCGCGCCAACACAAGAACACCTCCTTCAACTGAAATCAGAAGTTTTGTATAGTTTACTTCAAGAAAAAGCTGAAAAGTATCTTCCTGAATATTTTCAATTTATGAATAAACTTTATCCAGAACCGACTGAAGAGAGTGCATCAAAATTAATTGCAGCTTTGTTGCTAAACCATAAGATTGAGGAAGCGCAGGAACTCTTAGCTACATTCCCCAAAGCTATCAGAGAGAGCAAAGAGCTGATGCCCTCGTATTTTATGTGGGCGTTTAATTGTGTGGAGAAAAATGATTATCAAGCGGCTTATCAAATCATCCAAAATATCAATCCTGATAAATTTGATGAAGAAATTAAACCATTCAAAGATTGCTATCACTATATCATGGCATTGTGTCTTGGCGGACTCGATAAAAATGAAGAGGTAGTAGAACATTTAGAAATCATTCTTGCCGAAGGTTCAATATTTACACAAGTTGAAATCCATTCTCTATTAGGTGAAGCATACCTAAAAATTGAAAATTTCAATAATGCCCGAATCCATTATCATAGAGCGAAATCGATAGTGGGAGAAGACAACACAAATCTGGATATAGAGTACGGATTATTTCAAGCCTATTTAGGATTAAAGAGAGTGCGTCCTGCCAGAACAGCGCTTTATAAAATGATTGATTTATTATCAGTTCCTTATGCGGGTAGAATAATATCCACAAAAGATGTGAATGGTACTAAATCTCAACCAGAATCTGAATCTGAATCTGAATCCAATACAGACACAAGAATGTTGGAAATAATTTCGGGAATCCAGCAGCTTGCCTATTTAGAAGTCGAACATAAATTTAAAGAAGCAGTATCAGCGCTTCGAGAAGAAGAGTTAGCTAAAGAATTAGAACGGTATAGAGAGCCGTTAAATCGTTACTTTACAAGTAAACTTATAGTTACTATGGTTAACTTTAACGCAATTGTAGCTGAAGATTTTCTATCAAACGTTAAGATATAA
- a CDS encoding protein kinase domain-containing protein — protein sequence MDLYAHNDSVALMKRQLRDVEESFSFYNSRIYEEYYSSVPHKDQRLLFSVWHYELNELLRFLFSKFRGNGHYNAEPSRKLLDIIKMIGSLKTVSKTTEFEFHLDPSYDELLKKSKNFLQPTNGSPIPDDLEEIDLIDHRNIFHLKHSVSVPSNPSKAYPLIFVGEGSYAKVHKYRDETYDLWIAKKQAFDNLNATELQRFRNEYDDLKQLDSPYIVKAYEYDDQTTSYTMEFIGLTLDEYIRKWNDRLLIKQRIVLIKQLFRAFSYIHSKGFLHRDIAYSNILVKQHDDGSVILKIADFGLAKHPHIRLTRPRTDFKGSLNDSNLRIIGFENYEVRHEVFSLAFIICYILTGKKELSAIKDDGVIQFFETATNPDLNRRFNNVKEMDETFQLLTPRILNLTSRKL from the coding sequence ATGGATCTTTATGCCCACAATGATAGTGTTGCTTTAATGAAGCGCCAACTCCGTGATGTTGAAGAATCCTTCAGCTTTTATAATAGTCGGATTTATGAAGAATACTATTCCTCAGTTCCCCATAAGGATCAGCGACTGTTATTCTCTGTATGGCATTACGAGTTGAATGAGCTGCTTCGTTTTCTTTTCTCGAAATTTCGAGGGAACGGCCATTACAATGCAGAGCCAAGTCGTAAACTTTTAGACATTATTAAAATGATTGGCTCTTTGAAAACGGTGTCTAAAACAACCGAATTTGAATTTCATCTGGATCCATCCTATGACGAACTGTTGAAGAAAAGCAAAAACTTTTTACAGCCGACCAACGGTAGCCCCATCCCGGATGATCTTGAAGAAATTGATCTGATCGATCATCGTAATATTTTTCACCTAAAACACTCCGTATCGGTACCGAGCAATCCATCAAAAGCTTATCCGTTAATTTTCGTTGGAGAAGGTTCCTATGCAAAAGTCCACAAATATAGAGATGAAACTTATGACTTGTGGATCGCTAAAAAGCAAGCATTTGATAACTTGAATGCTACAGAACTCCAGCGGTTCCGGAACGAATATGACGACTTGAAGCAACTTGACTCTCCTTATATCGTCAAAGCTTATGAGTACGATGATCAAACCACTTCGTACACAATGGAATTCATTGGTCTAACACTCGATGAATACATTCGTAAATGGAACGATCGACTTCTTATAAAACAGCGAATTGTGCTGATTAAACAATTGTTCCGAGCCTTTTCTTATATCCATAGTAAAGGTTTTTTACACCGAGACATTGCATATTCCAATATTCTTGTTAAACAACATGATGATGGGAGTGTAATCCTAAAGATTGCCGATTTTGGATTGGCAAAACACCCACATATTCGGTTGACCCGTCCTAGAACGGACTTCAAAGGGTCATTGAATGATTCAAATTTAAGAATAATCGGATTTGAAAATTATGAAGTACGTCACGAAGTCTTTTCACTTGCCTTCATCATATGTTATATCCTTACTGGAAAAAAAGAATTGTCGGCCATCAAGGACGACGGCGTTATTCAATTTTTCGAAACTGCAACAAATCCAGATCTTAATCGTCGCTTTAATAACGTTAAAGAAATGGATGAAACCTTTCAGTTGTTAACACCTCGTATTCTGAATTTAACTTCACGAAAATTATAA